In the genome of Paenibacillus sp. GP183, the window ACAGCAGGCCACCGATTTTATCACCGGCAGCCTGCTTGATCTTTCTTATGGAGCTATCGTACCCGTTAGCTTAGGCGAAAAACTATTTATAATTTACTTTTTTCTCTAAATAATAATGCCCTTATTGCAAAACGGGGTAAGATCAGCTGTCGTTTCCATCTTGATGGTTGCTGAATCAATCTATAGAGCCATTCGACATTAAGCCTCTTCCAACTTTCAGGAGTCTCCTTTACTTTTCCAGCAATTACATCGAGGCTTCCTCCAACACCAATAGCAATTTTCGCATTAAGCTTTAATCTATATTTATGAATCCATCTCTCGGCATTGGGGGCTCCAAGTGCAACTATCAAGATATCAGGTTTTAAGGAACCAATCTCTTCAACTATCTTATCTTCTTCATTTTGCTTAAAGAAACCGTGATGCCTCCCTAGTATTAAAAGGTCCGGATACTTATCACGAATAACCTCAACTACTTTTAGATTCGTGTTTGGATCTGCACCCAGAAAATAAAATGACCATTTCTTTTGATTCCCGGAATCGAGTAGCCTTAATAGCATATCGTAACCAGTAACACGTTCAGGAAGATTTCCACCTCTTAAACGAGATACCATTACAATCCCAATACCATCGGCTGTAATGAGACCAGCGTCATCTAATATTGAACGTAGCAATTTGTCCTTTTGGCATGCCATTGTGATTTCTGGATTAACCGTAATAACATGAAAAAGTTGAGATCTTTTCTGTTCAATTACACTACTAAGAATTTCTACCGTACGGTCTAATGTGATTTTGGGAAATTTAACTCCCATTACTTTCGCATAATTTTCCATAATGACATGTCCACCTTTAATTAATATCACCCATATTTTAACATAAAGTTTCCTAAGCTATGCTGCCCGTTAACGCAATGACGGCTGCCGTTTTGGTGCTGAACTATCGTACCCGTTAGTTTAATACAGCAACTTATTTCTTTATATAATTTAGCATTTCCATAAAGGCTTTTTTAGCTGATTGTTCATTATATTTCGAGGAGAATGGGTCACTAAATCCATGTTGTCCGCTAAACTGATGAACTTCAACGTTTTGCTTCCCATCTAAAACTGCGACCAACTCATTAACCTTAAATGACTTTTCTTCATCAGGAAAAATTAACAACGTTGGGCATTGTGGTGAAAGTTCCATATAATTTCGGATACGAGAACCGTAATACCCAATGATTCCATCAACAAGTTTTTCTTCGCTACATAGCCAAGCAACGGTTGCTCCCACACTAAATCCGATCAAATAGACATTTTTATATTTCTCCCTAATACCCAATAACAAGTTTTTTATTTTGACCAAAGTATCTTCAAAACCCAAATCTTCCATAAAATTGCGATAAGCTTTTTCTTCTTCAGAATAATCAAAAGCCATTTCCTGTTCTAGTAAATTAGGACAGAAGACATCAAAGTCGTATTCAGATAATAATTTGCAAATATATTGCATGTGCTGATTAACGCCGTAAATTTCGTGAAGAACAATAATTGCAGTGTCAGAACATTTTTGTATACTAATCATGTTTGCTCTTCTCCTCCAAGAATCCTTTGTTCCTAATTATAAATATTCAACTAACCAGTTGCCACTTTGCATCACTAAACTGCCCGTCTCTCAGTTGAGTAAAGGCTGTCATGTTGACAGCCTTTGTGCGAGTACGCTATCGTACCCGTTAGTTGAATCAGTTGCTCCATGTTGTAAATCTACTCCATCACAAGCCAAGATTTTGCATCCTCCGGATCATTAAAAAACTTTATTGACATTGAGATATTTCCATTTCGCTTGATTTTATTACGAATTCTCCATTTCACAATAGATGAGCAACCAACAATTGAAAGCTTACGAAT includes:
- a CDS encoding WecB/TagA/CpsF family glycosyltransferase yields the protein MENYAKVMGVKFPKITLDRTVEILSSVIEQKRSQLFHVITVNPEITMACQKDKLLRSILDDAGLITADGIGIVMVSRLRGGNLPERVTGYDMLLRLLDSGNQKKWSFYFLGADPNTNLKVVEVIRDKYPDLLILGRHHGFFKQNEEDKIVEEIGSLKPDILIVALGAPNAERWIHKYRLKLNAKIAIGVGGSLDVIAGKVKETPESWKRLNVEWLYRLIQQPSRWKRQLILPRFAIRALLFREKSKL
- a CDS encoding dienelactone hydrolase family protein → MISIQKCSDTAIIVLHEIYGVNQHMQYICKLLSEYDFDVFCPNLLEQEMAFDYSEEEKAYRNFMEDLGFEDTLVKIKNLLLGIREKYKNVYLIGFSVGATVAWLCSEEKLVDGIIGYYGSRIRNYMELSPQCPTLLIFPDEEKSFKVNELVAVLDGKQNVEVHQFSGQHGFSDPFSSKYNEQSAKKAFMEMLNYIKK